In a genomic window of Methanocalculus natronophilus:
- the ruvC gene encoding crossover junction endodeoxyribonuclease RuvC: protein MIVIGIDPGIARVGYGVIEKQERGMRPLCYGCIETSARDRTTSHRLHEIYTRIQALFAEHAPDEIAVEELFFTKNVTSAIRVAEVRGVILLAAEERGIRIVEYTPNQIKLAVSGSGRAKKEQVQDMVRRLLRLDEIPRPDDAADGLAIALCHINTLR, encoded by the coding sequence ATGATCGTCATCGGGATAGATCCGGGTATCGCCCGTGTGGGATACGGGGTGATCGAGAAGCAGGAGCGGGGGATGCGACCCCTCTGTTACGGCTGTATCGAGACATCGGCCCGGGATCGGACAACAAGCCATCGCCTTCATGAGATTTATACCCGGATACAGGCACTTTTTGCCGAACATGCACCTGATGAGATCGCTGTTGAAGAACTCTTCTTTACAAAGAATGTGACATCGGCAATCAGGGTTGCCGAGGTGCGGGGAGTGATCCTGCTCGCCGCAGAGGAGCGGGGGATCAGAATCGTCGAATACACACCAAACCAGATCAAGCTGGCAGTATCGGGATCGGGCCGGGCAAAGAAAGAGCAGGTACAGGACATGGTACGCCGCCTCCTCAGGCTTGATGAGATTCCCCGGCCTGATGATGCAGCTGACGGCCTTGCAATAGCGCTCTGTCATATCAATACCCTGAGGTAG
- a CDS encoding flavodoxin family protein — protein sequence MPAPLVGRKFGVNIIEPPAPDQCRGIRVLGISGSSRQDGSLSKSERLLKRALEQYESFSCTTELIRLKDLKIYHCEGNYSEDPSQCIYPCMTSLKYQDDQMQRVYDAVLGCDILILASPIRWNNHSALVQTFVERMNSIENQYAWFGNRMIRNKVAGLIVIGHVDGVQHVAGNLLNFFSWLGFSIPDVAITSWVGENDEDTTRDWEKIEENPYTREDLVHMVYSSLRLSISLKE from the coding sequence ATGCCCGCACCTCTTGTTGGACGAAAGTTTGGCGTCAATATCATCGAGCCTCCTGCACCTGACCAGTGCAGGGGAATCAGGGTACTTGGCATATCCGGATCCAGCCGCCAGGATGGGAGCCTGAGCAAGTCTGAACGGCTGCTGAAACGGGCACTTGAACAATATGAATCGTTCTCATGCACAACCGAGCTCATCAGGCTCAAGGATCTCAAAATCTATCATTGTGAAGGGAACTATTCTGAAGATCCCTCGCAGTGCATCTACCCCTGCATGACCTCCCTGAAATACCAGGATGACCAGATGCAACGGGTCTATGATGCGGTGCTTGGGTGTGACATTCTCATCCTGGCTTCCCCCATCCGGTGGAACAACCATTCTGCACTTGTCCAGACGTTTGTTGAACGGATGAACTCGATTGAGAACCAGTATGCATGGTTTGGCAACCGGATGATTAGAAACAAGGTTGCAGGGCTGATCGTCATCGGCCATGTCGACGGCGTGCAGCATGTGGCAGGCAACCTCCTGAACTTCTTCTCCTGGCTTGGGTTTTCGATACCAGATGTCGCGATCACCTCGTGGGTTGGGGAGAATGATGAGGATACCACCCGTGACTGGGAGAAGATAGAGGAAAATCCCTACACCCGGGAAGATCTCGTACATATGGTTTACAGCTCTCTTCGGCTCTCGATATCCCTCAAAGAATGA
- a CDS encoding Na/Pi cotransporter family protein produces MAIPWEIAFTVIPGVILFLFGIENFSKEILAVSRKRFAAALSRLTTNRYKGLLLGAGITALMQSSAATTVIAINLVNTGTISFVQSLGIIIGSNIGTTITSQLVAYQLTVFGPFFILVGFLTRILAGRYSFLGKPIFYFGLVLFGFWLVSYGITPYTDDPALLAFLSGIAFLPLAILVGFLVTTAFQSSAVTTGLVVILAQEGMITMPEAIPFLLGANIGSTTTALFISRGLDLYARRAAAAHTLFNIGGVLMVLPFLVPFTALIAWIGGGEAQQVANAHLIFNLVTSVIFITIIIPFSRLVIRVVPGEEEEILFRTAAIPEKLPEKPDEILPLIEEEINHLYAVTDLAFEAAIDVFTAANPARAYQKAGKLELLNDYLDEEIERATFIFSKEALNPVLARRSVLLVRISNELERLGDLSRDLAKVGRNAHRKGDIFPKGQVEAIRGIYRIFDGNLQELAKNFPHATKETIASLRARDNELRRALNLEYALYLERVAQKNESGDSRYLEVLSILEAANGKIRDIRKLTEEYSALDKDTIIST; encoded by the coding sequence ATGGCCATCCCCTGGGAGATCGCATTCACAGTCATTCCCGGCGTCATTCTTTTCCTTTTTGGAATCGAGAACTTCAGTAAGGAGATTCTGGCAGTCTCCAGAAAGCGCTTTGCCGCAGCCCTCAGCCGCCTGACAACAAACCGGTACAAAGGACTCCTGCTCGGAGCCGGGATAACCGCACTGATGCAGTCGAGTGCGGCGACAACTGTGATTGCAATCAACCTGGTCAATACCGGGACAATCTCTTTTGTCCAGAGTCTTGGGATCATCATCGGATCAAATATCGGCACCACCATCACCTCCCAGCTGGTTGCCTATCAGCTCACCGTGTTTGGGCCATTCTTCATTCTTGTCGGTTTCCTCACCCGGATACTTGCCGGACGGTATTCGTTTCTTGGAAAGCCAATCTTTTACTTTGGCCTGGTTCTCTTCGGCTTCTGGCTGGTATCCTATGGGATTACGCCCTATACTGACGACCCGGCGCTCCTTGCATTTCTGAGCGGAATCGCGTTTCTTCCTCTCGCAATCCTTGTGGGTTTCCTGGTCACCACCGCATTCCAGTCAAGTGCTGTGACAACCGGCCTTGTCGTCATCCTGGCACAGGAAGGGATGATCACAATGCCTGAAGCAATCCCCTTCCTCCTTGGCGCAAACATCGGATCGACAACAACCGCACTCTTTATATCCCGCGGTCTTGACCTGTATGCCCGGAGAGCGGCAGCTGCCCATACCCTCTTCAATATCGGCGGGGTGCTGATGGTACTCCCATTCCTCGTGCCATTCACCGCCCTGATCGCATGGATTGGGGGCGGGGAGGCGCAGCAGGTGGCTAATGCCCATCTTATCTTCAATCTTGTCACCTCAGTCATCTTCATCACGATAATCATCCCCTTCTCACGCCTGGTCATCCGTGTTGTGCCAGGAGAAGAGGAGGAGATCCTCTTCCGCACGGCTGCAATACCAGAAAAGCTGCCAGAAAAGCCCGATGAGATTCTGCCGCTTATTGAGGAGGAGATTAACCACCTCTATGCAGTCACTGATTTGGCATTTGAGGCGGCAATCGATGTATTCACAGCAGCAAATCCTGCACGTGCATACCAGAAGGCCGGCAAGCTCGAACTCCTCAATGACTACCTTGACGAAGAGATCGAGAGGGCGACCTTCATCTTCTCAAAAGAGGCTCTGAATCCTGTTCTAGCACGGAGGAGCGTCCTTCTAGTCCGTATATCAAACGAGCTTGAGCGCCTCGGCGATCTCTCCCGTGACCTCGCCAAGGTCGGACGGAATGCCCACCGGAAAGGAGACATCTTCCCCAAAGGCCAGGTTGAGGCGATTCGTGGAATATACAGGATTTTTGATGGAAATCTCCAGGAACTCGCAAAGAACTTCCCTCATGCGACAAAGGAGACGATCGCCTCGCTCCGGGCGCGTGACAACGAACTGCGGCGGGCGCTGAACCTGGAGTATGCCCTCTACCTGGAACGGGTTGCCCAGAAGAACGAAAGCGGCGACTCCCGGTATCTCGAGGTCCTCTCGATCCTTGAGGCGGCAAACGGAAAAATCAGGGATATCAGGAAACTGACTGAAGAGTATTCTGCCCTTGATAAAGATACCATCATCTCCACCTGA
- the ruvA gene encoding Holliday junction branch migration protein RuvA produces MFAHITGRLTDVGEKSVVLDVGGIGYLLQVSQPTLRELEAADGPVKVFTQLVVREDALTLYGFHRQSERELFQILINVSGIGPQIALSILSQISLEQFAMAIINDDERALTSISGIGPKSAKRLILELQETMKKQTISLIDREEHLPASDAKSALVSLGFTEREAEEAVKAVIESVPGGSVQAIIKAALRHMKERGS; encoded by the coding sequence ATGTTTGCACATATAACCGGAAGACTCACAGATGTGGGGGAGAAGTCTGTTGTCCTTGATGTCGGGGGGATCGGCTACCTTCTGCAGGTGAGCCAGCCAACTCTCAGGGAGCTGGAGGCTGCCGACGGGCCGGTGAAGGTCTTCACCCAGCTTGTTGTCAGGGAGGATGCCCTTACCCTGTATGGCTTCCACCGGCAGAGCGAGCGTGAACTCTTCCAGATACTAATCAATGTCTCCGGGATCGGTCCCCAGATAGCACTTAGCATCCTTTCCCAGATCTCGCTTGAACAGTTTGCAATGGCGATCATCAATGATGATGAACGTGCCCTCACCAGCATCTCGGGAATCGGGCCAAAGAGTGCGAAACGGCTGATCCTTGAACTGCAGGAGACAATGAAGAAACAGACAATCTCCCTGATCGACAGAGAAGAGCATCTGCCTGCATCAGATGCGAAATCTGCCCTTGTATCCCTTGGCTTCACCGAGCGGGAGGCTGAGGAAGCCGTGAAGGCGGTGATTGAGAGCGTGCCCGGAGGAAGCGTGCAGGCGATCATTAAAGCCGCACTCCGGCATATGAAGGAGCGAGGCTCATGA
- a CDS encoding YwbE family protein produces the protein MKGRNRSDIAIGSTVQVIQKKDQQSGKTKQGVVTAILTNSSFHPHGIKVRLADGTVGRVASIEETCEPGP, from the coding sequence ATGAAAGGCCGGAATCGATCAGATATAGCAATCGGATCAACCGTACAGGTTATCCAGAAGAAAGACCAGCAAAGCGGGAAGACGAAACAGGGTGTTGTCACCGCAATCCTGACGAACTCGTCTTTTCATCCCCACGGCATCAAGGTCCGGCTTGCCGATGGCACCGTTGGCAGGGTTGCGTCAATAGAAGAGACCTGCGAGCCTGGGCCCTAA
- a CDS encoding DUF1894 domain-containing protein — protein MKERCVNNFGGKVLMMDAKAEDVNEYVRKNTAEQYEMRPDFEFRGLMMLLAQPMLVGLKIKKKKIILPFTKLCPKYGTVLYEIDATEEDFEAIRSGLQKMN, from the coding sequence ATGAAAGAGCGTTGTGTCAATAATTTTGGTGGTAAAGTCCTGATGATGGATGCAAAAGCAGAAGACGTGAACGAATATGTCAGGAAGAACACCGCGGAGCAGTACGAGATGCGTCCGGATTTTGAGTTCCGCGGACTGATGATGCTCCTCGCACAACCCATGCTTGTCGGGCTGAAGATCAAGAAGAAGAAGATCATTCTGCCGTTCACAAAGCTCTGCCCAAAGTACGGCACTGTCCTCTACGAGATCGATGCAACTGAAGAGGATTTTGAGGCGATCAGATCAGGGCTTCAAAAGATGAACTGA